The following is a genomic window from Lactococcus carnosus.
ATTCGCCCTGAGCTCTTGTCTACTACTAATTGGGAGATTGCATGAAAACAGGCTGTCATGCCTGTTACTGATAATATGCCGGATAGCACCCAAATATCAGCGAATTTAACGCCTTCACGAAAAGGCTTAAGCGACTCTATATAGTTTTGCTTTAAAAAGGCGAAATAAAGGACGAGTACAATCAGTGACGTTAGAAGTGAGTAGCATATCGTGCTACGTTCACTAAAATACAATTTTAAATTACGTTTCATTATGGTTATCATGATGTCATTTCCTTTCCAGTAAGCGCGACAAACACCTCATTCATCGTCCCATGCTGATAGGTAAACGTCGTAACATAGGGTTGAATCTTGTTTAAAATCGAGATAGCAGCTTGGGCATCGGCAACTGGTATGATCATAGGAAATTTTTCTTCTGATAGTCCTAACACACGGCAGATATCGCTTAACTGACCTGCTTCTATTTGTAAATTTTCTTTGGTATACGTCTGGATGAGTGCTTGAGCTGACCCATTTGCAATAAGTTTACCATCATCAATAATATAAACATTATCAGCAAAATTTGCCTCATCTAAATAGTGGGTTGTCAAAAAAATTGTCAGATTTTCTATTTGACGCATACCTTCAAGCATCTCCCATATGGCTAATCGTGTTTGAATGTCCAGTCCTGTCGTTGGTTCATCCAAAAATAAAATGTCTGGTTGGTGTA
Proteins encoded in this region:
- a CDS encoding ABC transporter ATP-binding protein, producing the protein MQTTRLTAKNLSKKYGTREVVSQLDISVEAGSFTALLGTNGAGKSTTIGMLTTLVQPTSGEIYYDGLASKEHLSQVRAKVGIVFQDSLLDGALSVLDNLKIQAGLYKNIPKERIDEVIKLTKLTALCKQKVSHLSGGQRRRVDIATSILHQPDILFLDEPTTGLDIQTRLAIWEMLEGMRQIENLTIFLTTHYLDEANFADNVYIIDDGKLIANGSAQALIQTYTKENLQIEAGQLSDICRVLGLSEEKFPMIIPVADAQAAISILNKIQPYVTTFTYQHGTMNEVFVALTGKEMTS